One Desulfobulbus oligotrophicus DNA segment encodes these proteins:
- a CDS encoding DEAD/DEAH box helicase — MIKSISNSLLPSLFVATSAVSAGNSPDIHAVSALTASEQVLLQLVAIIYEPVSVRFLSRCLAHLDPALFGEHKPNQEEVGAMVTRLRAKGFLSSKNQCPAPLAEFLVRQAVTRQHFARIAALVEKMAPVNYLHGKWSTRCWRAVRQFRIGLYSSDFDKLDDAVTFLKSECSSRLPIEPPAVSVVARAFDPLWFASLPGSMQFFLLHQIIRYALDQLCHFPLIVTLLEDEEHLNVSPDERIPFRRLLAEYYLMQGRLEHLDNLLKRHGDSFLGSGFAGSLAFLSGDTEGALELFEADLLHLEQYADAQPFFFLGNTGLFCIFALLSRNHAGDRQRVREALITVLNRCHDCGEELLYRFLDAFLCADDADLPDMLVLTEKLATEKRSLTLLVAMLCLHWMGVEIPPRFLASLQRLHQKALDNEFLWVAMESAELLATVDESCAPLRETAQELSQQLRSPFLTHIITPSTSWKQSLHELIEVTNKIKEAERTTRLCWLVEYTNDTLKLTPKEQRRSAAGHWSKGRSIAFKRLFLNREVDYLTAQDRLVCEALIQTEDGGGRNRGYHFDLEKALPALIGHPLVFMRHSPRTPVEIVAGEPELVVERREESLFIRFLQDIGTGTVAVWQETPTRFRIIRIRDEHRQIAEITGREGLLVPLAASGQLLDAIGSIASFMTVHSAIEVPGGDIKTEQVESDSTIHIHIIPYSRGFRIEFFVRPFTDGGPYLKPGVGVANLVSEVGGKRLRTKRNLRLEEEKAQEIEESCPMLDLAIDFEQENRREWHLVDPEECLQVLLEIEEIRDKVVLEWPEGGKLAVRRQAGINQLNLNIRTSQQDWFSLSGQLKVDQDEVIELKVLLDKVKAAQSRFIPMGEGQFLALTQEFRHRLEELILYGDSHPGNEQEVKVHPLAAIALEEWAHQAKTKVDGGWQKRLQAIAEAQQLTPKLPSTLKAELRDYQKEGFVWMSRLAHLGIGACLADDMGLGKTLQSLAVLLSFAHLGPSLVVAPTSVCMNWQAEIGRFAPTLNVCMFSELNRKEAVEALGRFDVLIASYTLLHQEIERLATVRWQSIVLDEAQAIKNAATKRSKAAMRLNGSFRLITTGTPIENHLGELWNLFNFINPGLLGTFKQFNRRFGLPIEKHRDRKARRALKKLIMPFMLRRIKSDVLEELPLRTEITLRVELQPEEMQFYEAIRQQAIENIEAGTERTGRHLQILAEIMRLRRACCHPKLINDQIDIPSTKLQVFAETVEELLGGGHKALVFSQFTGHLALIRSFLDEQGITYKYLDGRTPAKERQQQVESFQAGDADLFLISLKAGGLGLNLTAADYVIHMDPWWNPAVEDQAADRAHRIGQKRPVTVYRLVTVNTIEEKIVRLHQEKRDLADSLLEGADVSARISAEELLELIRGG, encoded by the coding sequence GTGATCAAAAGCATCTCCAATTCTTTGCTCCCTTCTCTGTTCGTGGCAACATCAGCAGTATCAGCAGGTAACTCTCCGGATATACATGCGGTCTCTGCCCTCACCGCAAGTGAACAGGTTCTTCTGCAACTTGTCGCGATTATCTATGAGCCGGTTTCAGTTCGATTTTTAAGTCGTTGTCTGGCACACCTGGACCCTGCTCTGTTCGGTGAGCACAAGCCCAACCAGGAAGAGGTTGGCGCGATGGTCACTCGTTTACGGGCAAAGGGGTTCTTGTCTTCAAAAAATCAGTGTCCTGCGCCCCTGGCAGAGTTCTTGGTTCGGCAGGCCGTGACTCGTCAACATTTTGCCCGGATAGCCGCATTGGTTGAAAAAATGGCGCCGGTTAACTACCTGCACGGCAAATGGTCAACCAGATGTTGGCGGGCAGTGCGACAGTTTCGCATAGGTTTGTACAGTTCAGATTTTGACAAACTTGACGATGCCGTTACCTTCCTTAAAAGTGAATGTTCTTCACGTCTGCCGATAGAGCCGCCGGCAGTCTCTGTGGTGGCCAGGGCTTTTGACCCCCTGTGGTTTGCCTCTCTCCCCGGGTCTATGCAGTTTTTTCTGCTGCATCAAATTATCCGCTATGCCCTGGACCAGCTCTGTCATTTCCCGCTTATCGTGACACTTCTTGAGGATGAAGAACATCTGAACGTCTCTCCCGACGAGCGTATTCCTTTCCGGCGCCTTTTGGCAGAATATTATTTGATGCAGGGACGACTGGAACACCTGGACAATCTGCTCAAACGGCATGGCGATTCCTTCCTTGGATCCGGATTTGCGGGTTCACTTGCCTTCCTTTCCGGTGATACCGAAGGTGCCCTGGAACTGTTTGAGGCAGACCTGCTGCATCTCGAGCAGTATGCAGACGCCCAACCCTTCTTCTTTCTGGGAAACACCGGTCTTTTTTGTATTTTTGCTCTTTTATCACGTAACCATGCCGGGGATCGACAGCGGGTTCGTGAAGCCCTGATCACGGTTTTAAACCGGTGTCACGACTGTGGAGAAGAGTTGCTCTACCGGTTTCTTGATGCATTTCTCTGCGCTGATGACGCCGACCTGCCGGATATGCTGGTGCTTACCGAGAAACTGGCCACAGAAAAACGGAGTTTGACACTGCTCGTGGCCATGCTGTGCCTTCATTGGATGGGGGTGGAGATCCCGCCGCGCTTCCTTGCATCACTGCAGCGGTTACATCAAAAAGCATTGGATAACGAGTTTCTCTGGGTGGCCATGGAGTCAGCAGAACTGCTGGCCACGGTGGATGAGAGCTGTGCACCGCTCAGAGAGACCGCTCAGGAGCTGTCACAACAGCTCCGGTCGCCTTTCCTCACCCACATCATCACACCGAGCACCTCATGGAAACAGAGCTTGCATGAGCTCATTGAGGTGACGAATAAAATTAAGGAGGCGGAACGAACGACACGGCTCTGCTGGCTGGTTGAGTACACCAACGACACCTTGAAGTTGACACCAAAAGAACAGAGACGGTCAGCTGCCGGCCACTGGAGCAAAGGCCGGAGCATAGCTTTCAAGCGTTTGTTCTTGAATCGGGAGGTCGATTATTTAACCGCACAGGACCGGTTGGTGTGTGAGGCTTTGATTCAGACAGAGGATGGTGGTGGCAGAAATAGGGGGTATCATTTTGATCTGGAGAAAGCCTTACCCGCTTTAATCGGGCACCCTCTGGTGTTTATGAGACATTCGCCCCGGACGCCGGTTGAAATCGTGGCCGGGGAACCCGAACTTGTTGTTGAGCGGAGAGAAGAGTCGCTGTTTATTCGATTTCTGCAGGATATCGGTACAGGTACAGTTGCCGTCTGGCAGGAAACTCCAACCCGTTTCCGTATTATTCGTATTCGTGATGAGCACCGGCAGATTGCGGAGATCACAGGAAGAGAGGGATTGCTGGTTCCCCTGGCTGCCAGCGGTCAGTTGCTGGATGCGATCGGCAGTATTGCATCTTTTATGACCGTTCACTCCGCCATTGAAGTGCCCGGCGGTGACATCAAGACCGAGCAGGTTGAGAGTGACTCAACTATCCATATCCACATTATTCCCTATAGCAGAGGATTCCGTATAGAGTTCTTTGTGCGCCCCTTTACTGATGGCGGGCCCTATCTGAAGCCGGGTGTTGGTGTGGCCAACCTGGTCAGTGAGGTCGGCGGTAAACGGTTGCGGACAAAACGAAACCTTCGTCTGGAGGAGGAGAAGGCTCAGGAGATTGAGGAAAGTTGTCCCATGCTGGATCTGGCGATTGATTTTGAACAGGAAAATCGCCGGGAATGGCACTTGGTTGACCCGGAAGAGTGTCTGCAGGTATTGCTTGAGATTGAGGAGATCAGAGACAAGGTTGTTCTTGAGTGGCCGGAAGGCGGGAAACTGGCTGTGCGTCGTCAGGCCGGCATCAATCAGCTGAACCTGAATATTCGTACCAGTCAGCAGGATTGGTTTTCCCTGTCGGGTCAGCTGAAAGTTGATCAGGATGAGGTTATTGAGCTCAAGGTTCTGCTGGATAAGGTGAAAGCAGCGCAGAGTCGCTTTATCCCCATGGGTGAAGGTCAGTTTCTTGCTCTGACGCAAGAGTTTCGCCACCGCTTAGAAGAGCTTATTTTGTATGGTGACAGTCATCCGGGGAATGAGCAGGAGGTCAAAGTCCACCCATTGGCGGCCATTGCCTTAGAGGAGTGGGCCCATCAGGCGAAGACCAAGGTCGATGGCGGTTGGCAAAAACGGTTGCAGGCCATTGCCGAGGCCCAGCAGCTGACCCCCAAATTGCCGTCGACACTCAAAGCGGAGTTGAGAGATTATCAAAAAGAAGGCTTTGTGTGGATGAGCCGATTGGCACATCTTGGCATTGGTGCCTGTCTGGCTGATGATATGGGACTGGGGAAGACCCTGCAGTCACTTGCCGTTCTACTCAGTTTTGCCCATCTTGGACCGTCGTTGGTGGTGGCGCCGACCTCGGTCTGTATGAACTGGCAGGCAGAAATCGGTCGCTTCGCGCCAACGCTCAATGTCTGTATGTTTTCAGAATTGAATCGCAAAGAGGCTGTTGAGGCCCTGGGCAGGTTTGATGTACTGATTGCAAGTTACACGCTGCTGCATCAGGAGATAGAACGATTAGCCACAGTCAGGTGGCAGTCGATTGTTTTAGATGAGGCACAGGCCATTAAAAATGCGGCAACAAAACGATCCAAAGCTGCGATGCGATTAAACGGCAGTTTTCGTCTCATCACCACCGGCACACCCATTGAAAACCATCTTGGAGAGCTGTGGAATCTTTTTAACTTCATCAATCCCGGTTTACTGGGGACGTTTAAACAGTTTAACCGCCGCTTTGGTCTTCCTATTGAAAAACATCGTGATCGTAAAGCCCGACGCGCTTTGAAAAAACTGATCATGCCTTTCATGTTGCGGCGCATTAAGTCTGATGTACTGGAAGAGCTGCCTCTACGGACCGAGATTACATTACGGGTCGAACTGCAGCCGGAAGAGATGCAGTTTTATGAGGCGATTCGTCAACAGGCCATTGAAAATATAGAGGCCGGTACGGAGCGAACAGGGCGACATTTACAGATACTTGCTGAGATCATGCGGTTGAGACGCGCCTGCTGCCATCCTAAGTTGATTAATGACCAGATCGATATACCGTCCACCAAACTGCAGGTTTTCGCAGAGACCGTCGAGGAGTTACTGGGAGGCGGGCATAAGGCTCTGGTGTTCAGTCAGTTTACCGGTCACCTTGCCCTTATTCGCTCCTTTCTTGACGAGCAGGGGATCACGTACAAGTACCTGGATGGGCGGACACCGGCGAAAGAGCGTCAGCAGCAGGTTGAGAGTTTTCAGGCGGGTGATGCCGACCTGTTTCTTATCAGCCTGAAAGCAGGAGGTCTTGGCCTGAATCTGACGGCCGCTGATTATGTTATTCACATGGACCCCTGGTGGAACCCTGCTGTTGAGGATCAGGCCGCTGATCGAGCTCACCGGATCGGCCAGAAACGACCGGTCACCGTGTACCGGCTGGTGACAGTCAATACCATTGAGGAGAAGATTGTCCGTTTACATCAGGAAAAGCGGGATCTTGCCGACTCACTGCTTGAGGGTGCAGATGTCAGTGCACGGATCAGTGCCGAGGAGTTACTGGAACTGATCCGGGGGGGTTAA
- a CDS encoding glycosyltransferase has product MNRSGLIITLIMGCLAVLLWKVVNAPDMEPPWPTKIQGFSFSPFQAGESPSKKIYPSVEQIDRDLSILAGDVHAVRSYTVEDNLAEIPRLAAAHGLNVVLGAWITPDKEGNEKEITKMIKVYHENHRNIVRVLVGNEVLLRTDQPLEQMLRYLDRVKKSVRAPVSTAEPWHIWLQYPQLVEHVDFIAVHLLPYWESIPVDQAVDYCVMRYNELKQAYPNKEIVISEVGWPSGGRIRKGAVASPANQAKFLRRFLDVAEKNKYTYYIMEAFDQIWKKELEGEAGSLWGVYNDARQPKFEFVEPVIRIPHWRELAAISIALAVIILSLLFRDSKGLLDRGRGFLALIAYTITTFAVWMVYEFQRQYMTISSLLVGFVLLIAATGAILVILAEAHEWAESLWIRKWRRLPQHSPPEAVPDADLPMVSIHVPAYNEPPDMMIETLNALAALDYPRFEVLVIDNNTKDPAVWQPVQEHCKALGERFRFFHVDPLAGFKAGALNYTLRETAPEAEVIAVIDSDYMVEPNWLRALVPQFADENMAIVQAPQDYRDGNESMFKAMCLAEYRGFFQIGMVTRNERNAIIQHGTMTMVRRKVLDEVGGWAEWCITEDAELGLRIFQKGYAASYTPYSFGKGLMPDTFLDYKKQRFRWAYGSVLILRHHMMAMFGLERTKLTRGQRYHFLAGWLPWFADGINMLFNMLALVWSWGMIVFPEHLSPPHIVFALLPVTLFFFKSLKMFFLYRSRVTATRRQSLAAGLAGLALSHTIARAMLTGFLTRRIGFFRTPKNAQANAFIKALGDAREELLFVIALVLAIIGIMLRDDSDMLDVRIWVTVLTIQSLPYFASVVVSLISGLPKLPAKLVGVMAPLKGLGKN; this is encoded by the coding sequence ATGAACCGTTCCGGCCTCATCATCACCCTCATCATGGGCTGCTTAGCCGTGCTTTTATGGAAAGTGGTCAATGCCCCCGACATGGAACCACCCTGGCCCACCAAAATCCAGGGATTCTCCTTCTCGCCATTTCAAGCAGGAGAGTCTCCAAGCAAAAAGATTTACCCATCTGTTGAGCAAATAGATCGGGACCTGTCAATCCTCGCCGGAGATGTTCATGCGGTACGATCCTACACGGTCGAAGATAACCTGGCTGAAATACCACGTCTGGCGGCAGCTCACGGGCTGAACGTTGTCCTTGGCGCCTGGATCACTCCCGATAAAGAGGGCAACGAAAAAGAAATCACCAAAATGATCAAAGTTTACCACGAGAACCACCGGAACATCGTTCGGGTGCTCGTTGGTAACGAGGTGCTTTTACGGACAGATCAGCCGCTTGAACAGATGCTCCGGTATCTCGATCGCGTCAAGAAATCGGTGAGAGCACCGGTGAGTACCGCTGAACCCTGGCATATCTGGCTGCAATACCCTCAGTTAGTTGAGCATGTCGACTTTATTGCCGTTCATCTTCTCCCCTACTGGGAAAGCATTCCTGTTGACCAGGCTGTCGACTACTGTGTGATGCGTTACAATGAGCTCAAACAGGCTTACCCAAACAAAGAGATCGTTATCAGTGAAGTGGGCTGGCCAAGTGGCGGACGTATCCGAAAAGGTGCTGTGGCCAGCCCTGCGAATCAGGCCAAGTTCCTGCGTCGGTTTCTGGATGTCGCGGAAAAAAACAAGTACACCTACTACATAATGGAGGCCTTTGATCAGATCTGGAAAAAGGAGCTGGAGGGAGAGGCCGGTAGTCTGTGGGGAGTGTACAACGATGCCCGGCAACCGAAGTTTGAATTTGTTGAACCGGTGATTCGCATTCCCCATTGGCGGGAATTAGCGGCGATCAGCATTGCCCTGGCGGTTATCATCTTATCCTTACTCTTCAGGGACAGCAAAGGCCTGCTGGATCGAGGTCGCGGATTTTTAGCGCTCATTGCCTACACCATCACCACTTTCGCTGTCTGGATGGTGTACGAGTTTCAGCGCCAGTATATGACGATTTCCTCCCTGCTGGTCGGTTTTGTTCTGCTCATCGCTGCAACCGGCGCAATTTTAGTCATTTTAGCCGAGGCACACGAGTGGGCTGAATCCCTGTGGATCAGGAAATGGCGGCGTCTTCCCCAACACTCACCTCCCGAGGCTGTCCCTGATGCGGACCTGCCCATGGTCTCTATCCATGTTCCGGCCTACAATGAACCACCGGACATGATGATTGAGACACTCAATGCGTTAGCCGCCCTGGACTACCCACGATTTGAGGTGCTGGTCATCGACAACAACACAAAGGATCCGGCAGTCTGGCAGCCGGTCCAGGAGCACTGCAAGGCCCTTGGCGAACGGTTTCGTTTCTTCCATGTTGATCCACTCGCCGGTTTCAAGGCAGGGGCACTGAACTATACCCTCCGGGAAACAGCACCGGAAGCGGAAGTCATAGCCGTTATTGACAGTGATTACATGGTTGAACCCAACTGGCTTCGCGCCCTGGTTCCTCAATTCGCCGATGAAAACATGGCCATTGTGCAGGCTCCCCAGGACTATCGCGATGGCAATGAGAGTATGTTCAAGGCCATGTGCCTTGCCGAATATCGAGGCTTTTTCCAGATCGGTATGGTGACACGCAATGAACGCAATGCCATCATCCAGCACGGAACCATGACCATGGTCCGACGAAAGGTGCTGGATGAGGTGGGTGGTTGGGCGGAATGGTGCATCACCGAAGATGCTGAGCTTGGTTTACGGATCTTTCAAAAAGGATATGCCGCCAGCTATACACCGTACAGCTTTGGTAAAGGACTGATGCCGGACACCTTTCTTGACTACAAAAAACAGCGCTTCCGCTGGGCCTATGGCTCCGTCCTTATCCTTCGCCACCACATGATGGCCATGTTTGGCCTGGAACGTACCAAGCTGACCAGAGGCCAGCGTTATCACTTTCTCGCCGGCTGGCTTCCCTGGTTTGCTGACGGTATCAACATGCTGTTCAACATGCTGGCACTTGTCTGGTCATGGGGAATGATCGTTTTCCCTGAGCACCTGTCGCCGCCTCATATTGTTTTTGCACTGCTGCCGGTCACTCTCTTTTTCTTCAAAAGTCTGAAGATGTTTTTTCTTTACCGTTCCCGGGTAACAGCCACCCGACGGCAGAGTCTGGCAGCCGGACTTGCCGGACTTGCACTCTCCCATACAATAGCCCGGGCAATGTTGACCGGCTTTCTCACCAGGCGTATCGGCTTTTTCCGGACTCCAAAGAATGCCCAGGCAAATGCCTTCATCAAAGCACTGGGAGACGCCCGCGAGGAGCTTCTCTTTGTTATTGCACTGGTCCTGGCTATTATCGGGATTATGTTGCGCGATGACAGCGACATGCTCGATGTCCGAATCTGGGTGACCGTACTGACGATCCAGTCGCTCCCTTATTTCGCATCGGTTGTCGTCTCTCTTATCAGTGGTTTACCAAAACTACCGGCCAAGCTGGTCGGTGTCATGGCTCCGTTAAAGGGCCTGGGCAAGAATTAA
- the recO gene encoding DNA repair protein RecO has translation MNLLKTHGIVLRVAKYGESDKLITFYTTTAGRITGIAKGAQKSKRRFVNKLEEFTHLHIYCQPPRAPQGLFFISEAELLAAHLSLRTDVHRYVSAAYICDLFVRFTRDSDPDPQLYALLKWAMTALEQDKWPYRIVALTHLHLLGIAGYRPEINLCNHCRRPITATCSYMLLPGSGALLCNLCNSSGSLSLPRLSIHTLRLLATGQALPFNRLHHLHFTRKAIIESLSALYVYSLHLLQQDIHSWRTLCSLGFAHDAAPPGLTKQNSPTFLPPSHHRDHTISSP, from the coding sequence ATGAATCTGCTCAAAACTCATGGGATCGTCTTACGCGTTGCCAAATACGGAGAATCCGACAAACTGATAACCTTTTATACAACAACCGCCGGCCGTATCACCGGTATAGCCAAAGGTGCTCAAAAAAGTAAACGCAGATTTGTCAACAAACTTGAAGAATTCACCCACCTGCACATCTACTGTCAACCGCCTCGAGCACCCCAGGGATTATTCTTCATCAGTGAAGCCGAACTTCTCGCTGCTCATCTCTCTCTCAGAACTGATGTGCACAGATATGTATCTGCTGCGTACATCTGTGACCTGTTCGTTCGTTTCACACGCGACAGTGATCCCGACCCTCAGTTGTATGCCCTGCTCAAATGGGCAATGACCGCTCTTGAACAGGATAAGTGGCCTTACAGAATTGTAGCGCTCACCCACCTTCATCTCCTCGGGATTGCAGGATATCGACCTGAAATAAACCTGTGCAATCACTGCCGCCGGCCGATCACTGCCACCTGCTCCTACATGCTCCTGCCGGGCAGCGGCGCCCTGTTGTGCAATCTCTGCAACTCTTCCGGCTCTTTATCCTTACCCCGGTTATCCATCCATACCCTGCGGCTCCTTGCCACCGGTCAGGCTCTTCCGTTCAATCGCCTCCATCACTTACACTTTACCCGGAAGGCGATTATTGAATCTTTATCTGCTCTTTATGTGTACAGCCTGCACCTGCTTCAACAAGATATACACTCATGGCGCACGCTCTGTTCACTTGGCTTCGCCCACGATGCGGCTCCTCCTGGTTTGACGAAGCAAAACAGCCCCACTTTTCTCCCCCCATCACATCATCGCGATCACACGATCTCTTCTCCCTGA
- a CDS encoding helix-turn-helix domain-containing protein has translation MDTTPSPEPLPLGLQLRQLREDKSLTLEEVSFQTKISRANLEAIETMAYDKLPADPFTRGQLILYGNFLGMDGRLAADHFFYERDGSTGEPLPGSHHPLLNQSITSKNLAEPARISSASIAGILLLLIVTFSTLFCFYFSWNPFAFLTNQSTTATSSEATFHPADPATNHGFQQSTNNVTALFSTDCRILVSLDDQQTVEQFYTKGSQAQWQPAKQLKVEFLQPDSAELQLNGTVIPFPDAIEGRFIFQLPATHSAP, from the coding sequence ATGGACACAACGCCCTCACCTGAGCCCCTCCCTCTGGGGCTGCAATTGCGACAGTTGCGCGAGGATAAATCGCTTACGCTGGAGGAGGTCTCTTTTCAAACCAAAATTTCCCGGGCAAACCTTGAGGCCATTGAGACTATGGCCTATGACAAACTGCCCGCCGATCCGTTCACTCGTGGTCAACTCATACTGTACGGAAACTTTCTCGGCATGGATGGCCGCCTTGCTGCTGATCATTTTTTTTATGAACGAGACGGAAGCACCGGTGAGCCACTGCCCGGTTCACATCATCCTCTTCTCAACCAGTCGATCACCTCCAAAAACCTGGCTGAACCTGCGCGAATTTCTTCAGCGTCAATAGCCGGTATTTTATTGCTGCTCATTGTCACCTTCTCCACACTCTTCTGCTTCTACTTCTCATGGAATCCCTTTGCGTTCCTCACAAACCAAAGTACGACCGCCACCTCGAGCGAGGCAACATTTCATCCGGCCGACCCTGCAACAAATCATGGATTTCAGCAGAGCACAAATAACGTCACAGCCCTGTTCAGTACAGACTGTCGTATCCTTGTTTCTCTGGACGACCAGCAGACTGTCGAACAATTTTACACAAAGGGATCACAGGCCCAGTGGCAGCCGGCAAAACAGCTCAAAGTCGAATTTCTCCAGCCTGACAGTGCTGAATTACAGTTAAATGGTACTGTCATTCCGTTTCCCGACGCCATAGAGGGACGTTTTATATTTCAATTACCGGCTACACATTCAGCCCCATGA
- a CDS encoding peptidylprolyl isomerase codes for MLRIPSHFLFPYLVLIATVFLLSPHSFANVIDRSIAIVNEDTITLSEINETGREVFKKLAAETPQDQLPAVLEQARRTVLDKLINKKLVVQEAKKLNIQVSDQEIDTTLQGILANNQMTMEQMRQDMRAMGMTEKQYREELREQILSSKLIGHEVRTKVVIPESDILHFYQNHFTTTVAGKEYHILQIGTTWGTAQGDEAAPTRTEASDKIKKVHTLARDGEDFGELARSYSDMPSASDGGDIGTFQSDEMAAAMRDAVQNLNAGEISAVVEIDNSFQFFKLQSSQEGTTMTHESYETVKDQIREKLYQQAMEQRYNDWMTSIRQKAYIKIL; via the coding sequence ATGCTGCGTATTCCTTCCCATTTTCTTTTCCCTTATCTTGTCCTGATCGCAACTGTTTTTCTCCTGTCGCCCCACTCTTTTGCCAATGTTATAGATCGTAGCATCGCCATTGTGAATGAAGACACAATCACGCTATCTGAAATCAATGAAACAGGAAGAGAAGTTTTCAAAAAACTGGCTGCCGAAACCCCGCAAGACCAGTTACCCGCTGTTTTAGAGCAGGCCCGGCGCACTGTTCTCGATAAGCTTATCAATAAAAAACTGGTGGTGCAGGAGGCTAAAAAACTCAATATACAGGTCAGTGATCAGGAAATTGACACGACACTGCAGGGAATTTTAGCCAACAATCAGATGACCATGGAGCAGATGCGACAGGATATGCGCGCCATGGGCATGACTGAAAAACAGTATCGGGAAGAATTGCGCGAACAGATTTTAAGCTCAAAACTGATCGGCCACGAAGTTCGTACCAAAGTTGTTATTCCTGAAAGCGACATTCTTCATTTTTACCAAAATCATTTTACCACCACTGTTGCCGGCAAAGAGTACCATATTCTGCAGATTGGTACGACCTGGGGTACAGCACAGGGTGATGAGGCTGCACCTACGCGAACAGAGGCTTCTGACAAAATAAAAAAAGTACATACACTCGCCCGGGATGGCGAAGACTTCGGGGAATTAGCACGCAGCTATTCCGACATGCCTTCAGCGTCTGATGGTGGTGATATAGGCACGTTCCAGTCTGATGAGATGGCTGCAGCCATGCGTGATGCGGTACAAAATTTAAATGCCGGCGAAATCAGCGCAGTTGTTGAGATTGATAACAGCTTTCAATTTTTCAAGCTTCAGTCGAGTCAGGAAGGCACAACCATGACCCACGAGTCTTATGAGACAGTCAAAGATCAGATTCGAGAAAAACTGTATCAACAGGCAATGGAGCAACGCTATAACGACTGGATGACGTCAATACGGCAAAAAGCCTATATCAAAATTCTCTGA
- a CDS encoding class I SAM-dependent methyltransferase translates to MDPNTLPKHEQSLLAAVKDKYTVAFEPLQVRDYTLHLLKMTNLEQVLGGKDPLKEVSTFPVWVKLWEAAIVLSEFVAGLDGTGRKTVLELGAGLGAPGLTAAAAGFLVTLSDKETLVLDVERISAAASKLKNVDFLLMDWHNPPKMERYDVVIGAEVLFHESFFEPLLNVLRTALKPDGVIYLAHDVKRRSLQPFLKMAEKEYHIAASQRRLKSLEGDTKVLLTRLQPRH, encoded by the coding sequence ATGGATCCGAACACCTTGCCGAAACATGAACAGTCACTGCTTGCGGCTGTCAAAGATAAGTATACAGTTGCTTTTGAGCCACTTCAGGTGCGAGACTATACACTGCATTTACTGAAGATGACAAACTTGGAACAGGTCTTGGGCGGCAAGGATCCTCTGAAAGAGGTGTCCACCTTTCCTGTCTGGGTCAAGCTGTGGGAGGCGGCGATTGTCCTGTCGGAGTTTGTCGCCGGCCTTGACGGAACAGGCCGGAAGACAGTGCTTGAGCTTGGAGCTGGATTAGGTGCGCCGGGGTTGACTGCCGCTGCGGCAGGTTTTCTGGTTACTTTAAGTGATAAAGAGACCCTTGTCCTCGATGTTGAGCGTATCAGTGCGGCTGCGAGTAAACTGAAGAATGTCGATTTTCTCCTGATGGACTGGCATAATCCGCCGAAAATGGAAAGGTATGATGTGGTTATCGGTGCCGAAGTACTCTTCCATGAGAGTTTTTTTGAACCGCTGCTGAATGTTTTGCGTACAGCGCTCAAGCCTGATGGTGTTATTTATTTAGCCCATGATGTTAAACGACGCAGCCTGCAGCCATTCTTGAAAATGGCTGAAAAAGAATATCATATTGCCGCTTCTCAGCGCCGGTTGAAAAGCTTGGAGGGGGATACCAAGGTCCTTCTCACCCGATTACAACCCCGACACTGA
- a CDS encoding precorrin-2 dehydrogenase/sirohydrochlorin ferrochelatase family protein gives MNISGRLCVVVGGGLVAERKVGGILNADGLVRVVSPVVTPGLATLAEHHTIEWLQKDYSQPDLDGALLVFAATNNSHVQQAVCRDARMAGLLINVADTPEACDFQVPAVVRRGELTLGVATNGASPAVAAMVRRRLEQEFGEVYGVLTVLAGLIRVQLLAEGRESGEVKLLFEKILCDDIVQWLQQQRWDEVQQHVETILGWSPGMVREVLNKVIS, from the coding sequence TTGAACATATCCGGCCGACTCTGTGTGGTGGTTGGGGGCGGTTTGGTTGCAGAGCGTAAAGTCGGCGGCATTTTAAATGCCGATGGTCTGGTTCGTGTGGTCAGTCCGGTTGTAACGCCGGGACTCGCGACTCTTGCTGAGCATCATACCATTGAATGGCTGCAAAAAGACTATAGTCAGCCGGATCTTGATGGAGCTCTGCTGGTCTTTGCCGCCACGAACAATTCCCATGTGCAGCAGGCGGTGTGCCGCGATGCGCGGATGGCCGGCTTATTAATCAATGTTGCCGATACACCGGAGGCATGTGATTTTCAGGTACCGGCTGTCGTTCGGCGGGGAGAGCTTACTCTCGGCGTTGCGACAAACGGTGCAAGCCCGGCTGTGGCGGCTATGGTTCGGCGGCGGCTTGAACAGGAATTCGGTGAGGTGTACGGTGTGCTGACAGTTCTTGCCGGTCTGATCCGTGTACAGTTGTTGGCAGAGGGACGGGAAAGCGGAGAGGTGAAGCTTCTGTTTGAAAAAATTCTCTGTGACGATATAGTTCAGTGGTTGCAGCAACAACGATGGGATGAGGTGCAACAGCATGTTGAAACCATACTCGGCTGGTCGCCCGGTATGGTTCGGGAAGTCTTGAATAAGGTGATTTCATGA